In the Piscinibacter sp. XHJ-5 genome, one interval contains:
- the rpsK gene encoding 30S ribosomal protein S11, translated as MAKAPNTAAQRVRKKVRKNVADGIAHVHASFNNTIITITDRQGGALSWASSGGQGFKGSRKSTPFAAQVAAEVAGRAAQEQGIKNLDVRIKGPGPGRESSVRALASLGIRINSISDVTPVPHNGCRPQKRRRI; from the coding sequence ATGGCTAAAGCACCGAATACCGCCGCCCAGCGCGTGCGCAAGAAGGTCCGCAAGAACGTGGCGGACGGCATTGCACACGTCCACGCGTCGTTCAACAACACGATCATCACGATCACCGACCGCCAGGGTGGCGCCCTGTCTTGGGCGTCCAGCGGCGGCCAGGGCTTCAAGGGCTCGCGCAAGAGCACGCCGTTCGCTGCCCAGGTCGCGGCTGAAGTGGCGGGTCGCGCGGCCCAGGAGCAGGGCATCAAGAACCTCGACGTGCGCATCAAGGGGCCGGGCCCCGGCCGCGAGTCGTCGGTGCGTGCGCTGGCCTCGTTGGGCATCCGCATCAACTCCATCTCGGACGTGACGCCGGTTCCGCACAACGGCTGCCGTCCGCAAAAGCGCCGTCGGATCTGA